The following coding sequences are from one Gadus macrocephalus chromosome 3, ASM3116895v1 window:
- the LOC132453873 gene encoding uncharacterized protein LOC132453873 produces MGRHCCVTSCRSYTASGRTVNGLSFFKFPAWKKTEGGKVAEITKRRRMAWVAAVRRANITFNYAPASMKVCSRHFHTGKPAYEMFESHPDWAPSLNLGHDEANAAETEQSVRHTSKAELRPIAADDPEPTEDHPEPAENRTDPVGNYAEPASIIVELTEEAAGEAGGGPAPKEMIECDFCGYRRAEINRLLKENRELKCALAKRNMDEESLKEDNMKVKYYTGLPCFGLLMSMLSTVMPCLPTSVRTLTPFQMVFLTLMRLRLNLPLQHLAYIFHVDKRVVVTIFNTTINALHSQLSPLVSWPNREHLRQTMPPQFMKAFGDRVVVILDCFEIFTEGASNQRAPFFYNKHTNTVKYLIGKTPQGAISFISKGWGGHVSDKYVTENSGLIDSLLPGDLVLADRGFDSVGLICAEVTTPADPNGPLQFDTKDVKEIRPIAHLRTHVEKMIGTIRNMYTMLCGPIPMKMAQVCQGEELTFLDKMVTVCCVLTIMYPSGLVDPTSYCAEPV; encoded by the exons ATGGGAAGACACTGCTGCGTCACGAGCTGTCGCAGTTATACGGCGAGTGGCCGCACAGTGAACGGCCTCAGCTTTTTCAAGTTCCCTGCGTGGAagaagacggagggagggaaggtggcCGAGATCACCAAGAGGCGGCGGATGGCTTGGGTGGCCGCCGTGAGGAGAGCCAACATCACGTTCAACTACGCCCCCGCGTCTATGAAGGTCTGCTCAAGGCATTTCCATACTG GAAAACCAGCTTATGAGATGTTCGAGTCCCATCCAGACTGGGCACCGTCGTTGAACTTGGGGCACGATGAAGCAAACGCTGCGGAGACAGAGCAGTCCGTCCGGCACACGAGCAAAGCAGAGTTGAGACCTATAGCGGCGGACGACCCTGAACCAACCGAGGACCACCCAGAACCAGCCGAGAACCGCACAGACCCAGTCGGGAACTACGCAGAACCAGCCTCGATCATAGTGGAACTAACTGAAGAAGCAGCTGGCGAGGCTGGAGGTGGACCTGCGCCAAAGGAGATGATTGAGTGTGACTTTTGTGGGTACCGGCGTGCTGAAATAAACCGCCTGTTGAAAGAGAACCGGGAACTTAAGTGTGCACTTGCAAAGCGGAATATGGATGAAGAATCCCTGAAAGAGGATAATATGAAAGTGAAGTACTACACTGGACTTCCATGCTTTGGCCTTTTGATGAGTATGCTTTCGACTGTTATGCCGTGTCTCCCCACGTCGGTCCGAACTTTGACACCTTTTCAGATGGTTTTTTTAACTCTCATGCGCCTGAGGCTAAACCTGCCACTCCAACACCTTGCGTACATCTTTCACGTAGACAAAAGAGTGGTTGTAACCATATTTAACACAACAATAAATGCTTTACATTCACAGCTTAGCCCTTTAGTGAGTTGGCCAAATAGAGAGCATCTGCGTCAAACTATGCCTCCCCAGTTTATGAAGGCCTTTGGGGACCGTGTCGTGGTTATTTTGGACTGTTTTGAAATATTCACTGAAGGAGCCTCCAATCAGAGAGCGCCGTTTTTTtacaacaaacacaccaacaccgtGAAGTACCTTATTGGTAAAACACCACAAGGAGCGATATCATTCATTTccaaggggtggggggggcatgtCAGTGACAAATATGTGACTGAAAACAGTGGCCTTATCGATTCATTGTTGCCTGGGGATTTGGTGTTGGCGGATCGAGGCTTTGACAGTGTTGGACTGATTTGTGCCGAGGTGACGACGCCAGCGGACCCAAACGGGCCACTTCAGTTCGATACTAAAGACGTGAAGGAAATACGGCCAATAGCTCACCTCAGGACCCATGTCGAGAAGATGATTGGCACCATACGCAACATGTACACGATGCTATGCGGGCCTATACCCATGAAAATGGCCCAAGTGtgccagggggaggagcttacCTTTCTGGACAAGATGGTGACTGTCTGCTGTGTCTTGACCATCATGTATCCCAGTGGGCTTGTAGACCCAACTAGTTATTGTGCTGAGCCGGTGTAG